The genomic region TCGATAGAAAACTGTATGTTCCTTAAACttttactttcgttttatGACTGGTTTATGGAACTATCTGCACTGCACTTAGGTTTCTCACACAAGGGGTTTGGGTTTAGTTGGGTTGAATATGTCAGACAGATAgatcatatttattttccgttGGATTGTTTTGAACACTAGCACTTCCTGAAGTTTCTTGAAGCTTGATTCGAACGACGGCGCACTAATTTATCTCAACCTCGAAATTCAGGTAGCTTTAAGGTTGGTTGCATcttcaaacactttcaaacCAGACGATGTGTAAAGTTTGAATTGAGGAAACAACGGCACCGTGAGCTTCACCAATCcatcaaatatgttttttgcttTCAGATAGAAGATGACAAGCGAATCTTCTGGCGGAATGACGCCAATAGTAGGAAAAGGCAGGAAAAATCGGTGGGCCATTTATTTCCGCTCGCTGATGAAGTTGCACATTTGGTCGGGGGGTTGATTTCTAAGCGATTCGCGATCCGATCGATCGCCACACTGAACGAGACACACTGTACCGATAGCGATTTTAAACGGTCACCTAATTGCCCACCACTCCGTGTAATTGATTGACGTTTGGCGCGATTAGCTGCTTGCGGTGCAACCGCATTTCGCAAGTCGTCGTCCACTTTAGACGATACACGGACGGGCTCTTATGACCCAAGAGTAATTGATCTCACTGGACGCCTTAAACGTTGGCCATTATTGGCGCGGCCAAAGGAAAGATTACACCGATTCGTAACGCCGGCTAACCCCAGCTGGCCGCTGGAAGGAAAGCACTCGGCGAGTGAAATGGCTCCCGTCCCGCAACCTGGCACGTTCGCCTGTTTCACCCACCAGTCGCTAGTAAAAGTGTTCCTAAGACGTCCCCAAGAGGTAGGGAGGGCGTTAGGTGTTTCGGTTTTACGCTGGTATGAGTGATTTACGCCACGATCACCAGAGACACGCGATCCGTGCGGAACGAGGCGGGATGGTTTTAAATCGCCAAACATCAAGCAAAACCCGCCGAACGCGCAATCCACCATGATGGCGGAACAGCCTGAGAGAAAGGAGGAAAATCAGCTGCACGCTGGCCATGCTTAGCTGGGTGAGGTGCCCGATTTCTGCCGGTGAAGGTACCAGCTGATGATCGACGACTGGTTGGTTTAGCCGTTCGAAATGTGCATCTTTTGCCACCTTGCGCAGGGAAAGGGCCACGAGAAGACATCTAACAAGTGAAAACTTGCGCccaaccaacaccaccaccaccctggATGCCAACAGAGGGAAAAAAGCTACAACGGCAAACTTCAACTGGCCGCGAAGAAAGTgtagaaaccaaaacaaaatccaaaaaggGAAGCAGAAAGTAGTAGAAAGCCGGAGAGGGAGAGTAAGGTGTTGAGAAACTACCACGGCAAATACGGCCACAACGAAGAACGGTACGAAAGAGAACGGAAAGATGGAGAAAACAACATGTGAACATAACGAAACGGGTCGTCAAAGCAGAAGTAAGAAAAAGTAAGCGATAAGCTGGGCGTTGGAATGTTGGTTTGGGCCGCGAGGGGTGGTAGGacgagaaaaatggaaaacgagaTTTTAAAACCGTCGACACGTGGTAGATGGGTGCGGGTAAATATGGTAAACCCAGTGTGCAAACGATTAAACAACGGGTCTGTGCGTATTTGCGTTGCTGAACCATAGACATTGAAGCTGGAAAAGAGCTATTTTAACCGCGATCCTAACTAGTACACGAAAGCATCAACCAGCATAAATGATGTTTTCATTCGGCAGCTTGCTTTTGGTCGATATTTGTTTAAGATCGTTTCACAAATTCATTACAGCTCTTTTACACTTTAAATGTCTTTATACGTTTGCAGACGAAAAGTagatgttttataaaaatatttcaaaactgacactacaaatagaaaatgctTCTATATGACTTTGGGGGCCACTCTGATTTGATACTGCGCACAACACTTaagctttaaaaataaaagaatacacAGATCCACAAGTACAGAACGGTGGAAACTAAAACGCACTGATCACTCAACCTTTAACCttgatgaataaaaaaactgtttgattcaataacaaaatgcccaaaacaaatggaaaactcaTTACAACCGACCACTCCGGGAGGGTTAACGAACGAGCGTCGGAAGACAGGTGAAGGGCATTGCGATGGAGCGCTGCTCCAACTTCCCGGCCCCACATGGCACCAACCGAGGGACACATTTGGCGCAACGGTGCGGAAAATCTTGGTCCGAAATTATATCCAAAACATGCAAACTGACCAGCAAAACGGGCACTGGGCGCACGTACACCGAACGtaccacaaacacaaacacagtgCACGCACGTGGTTCTTTTGCACTTGCTGTTTTTGCCACCCGTTTTCAGAGGCTTGCCGTACCAAAAACACTCCTATGCGGCACGATCTGCAGCATGAAGGGATGCGAGCGCGAAACACCGACCAAAGACAGCAGCGATCGCGGACAGGTTCGGTACCGTACTGACGATCGGCTGCGAGCGAGATCCGCGGCTAAGCCCACACCGTGGACCAGGTGGACTTTGGAGTCGTGCGCGCATTTGTGTCGAGGTACTCGCTGGCCGCTGAGCGCGAAGCGTCAACGATCTTTTTCGAGAATATGGCCGCGAGTAATTCCGCAAGGCGCGAATTTTTCTTCGGCATGCGCGAGATCGATCACTAGCTTAGGAGTGTACTTAGCGATCGCGAGAGTACAACGCGATCGGGACTGTCTGATGATGTTGCAGCATCATCTCTCTGCGAGAGAATAGAGGAAGATCATTGCCAGACGGttccaagcaaaactaaaaaactTCTTGCGCCGGCTACCATGTACGGTGCTTCGGGGCTTCACAGATCAGCGAAATAATAATAGTATTCAAtcaaaaaaatttttcaaaaatattaatttataaaTAGTATACCAAGTTTCcaccttgttttattttagatttGCCAGTCGTCTAATAAGATGttgcttgtttttcaattttttttcttttttttaatgtattttttaagactcattttgttttcgacaTCTATAATATGTTAGGTGTTAACTATTTCACTTcaattcaaaaacaatttggaAACAGATCCGTAGGTCACATCTTCCAAGACAGCGATGGTGTAGGGCTGCACTGATTCAAACGACCTTCATTGAAGGTTCGTCCTCCAGCCATCGGGTAGGACTGGTTTCTTAACCACTTTCTCACTTTCCGGTCTGGGGATGGAGAGGGAACAGCATCTCGCTTTCATTTACGATTCCTTTGAAGATGCTCAAAACCGGTTCCATACGAAGAAAAGGGCACGGCGACCGTCTATCTGGAGGCTTCTATGGAACGCGTTCTGGAAAGGGAGGATCAGCGGATTGCATGACGTACGCCGATCGTGCGTACTCATGGTCAGGCTCTTATCATCGTATTTATTACAGTAATCGTATCATTACAACCGGTTGTCAATGTTGTTATTTGCAGGAAACCCTATGAGTATCATTTAATGTTAGCTTATTACTTCGTCTCGTTTTTATGCGATTAACGTTTTTCGGGATGCAATACTGTCCATCAGAAAGATACGTTTCCGATGCATCAGAAAAACGTTGCAATGACAATTTGAATCGTTTCAAAGGTACAAATTTGGAAGTGGTTTAGGAAACCGTAACCGCCACCGGTTTTATACAGTGATGCAAGTTCCACGTGCCGCGAAAATCTTTTCAAGGAATTGATTTGACTTTAACCGATCATACTAATTAGTGGGTTGTACTGAGTTGTTTGGATTATCGCTTTTTAGTGAAATATTACTATTAGACATTTAATATTGATTGAACACTGAAATACCGATTCAGTTTGAATGGTTTTAAGTCTATAGATATTTAATGGCCATATCAGATATTAGACTTATGATAAGATGTATCATATTCCTCACCTTACAACTGTTTATGGTTTTGGATTATCTTGGTTTTCGCATCGGAATCATTTTAAAGCCTACGGTTTTGTGTAGCCGATAGAGAAGAAAATCACTACTACAACCAGCATAATCCGGTTCAGTACACACGTCACTTCGTCCCACCGGACGTTCTTGTGCTCGAGGGTATTGTAATTCtatgttgataaaaaaatataaaaatgtagtATAAATGTAGTATGAATTAAACTTCCATCATCGAGATAGATGGACAACGGATCAGGTGGTCGGTAGTACTTACGCTACGCTGATCCATGGCGAGTGCATAGCGAAGAGCTGGGAAGCTGATGACACGATTCAACCACGATCCTGGTGCCAGTGTAGCCCGGGATCGCTTCAGCCAAAGGTCAATTACAAAGAAAACCGATGAAACCACGTAGAACACCAGTGTCCATTGGAAGAAGATGTCTAAAGAAAGATGGGACGATTGTAAGGTTTGATATCAGAGAACTCCCAAATCGAgatatttacatatttttggtATCCCTCCAGGCGGAACAACGGTGGATAAGTTCAAAAACGAGTGAAGCAACACAATCAGACCAAGCGAGTTCAGTAACAATCGTGAACGACCCTCCGTCAGGAAGGAAATGCATATCAGCAAGTTAGCCACTGGAAATAGATAAGAGTTTTGACGTGAGtagaaatttatttgatcTTTGTCCATAGGTAATTCCTGACTTACCGAAGTATGTCGGGTATATCGATGAAGAATGTATTTCACTTTTCCGGTCCATCATAATGTGCAGTCCCAGCACTGGAACGATCCCATACAGTGTTTCGGAGTGCTCCTCGTGTTTCGCTAGTTGTTTTAGGGTCCACTGAGACTGCTCGAACTCAGCATGATATGTCTGCCAAGGTACAGAATTTAATATCCAGGAATTTTCGGGATCAACCTTAACTTACCACCGTCTGATTGGCCAGCCACAGGGGGACAGTTCGCTCGTATCCTAACGCAGCCAGGCGCAGCTGGCAGGTATTGCTGTCGTACGGCCATCGGTAGCTCTCTAAAATGCCACAAAAATTTACCCACCTGAACTGCTCGATCACCGTCAGTACGGTGCCGTCGTCAAGGACGATGCAGAACGAGAAGGGTCCCGTGAAGAGACTCGTAGGGTCGAAGCTGGGCACCCAGATGGCGTTACAAACATCCCCAAGGACATGAGTGCCGTTGTAGTCCGAGGCGTTCCAGCTGTAGCGTGGATCTTTCCAGGACATCCGCATCGTCCCGGACAGCTCGATCAGGCTGGTGGTTTGATCGTAGCTGAATCCAGCCACGTATAACTGTGACACCACAACGCCGGTAAAGTTTTCCGGAGGATCAAGTTGAGGCGAAGCGTTAAGGAAGTTCTGCTTGAGTCGATCCTTGTCATCGATCAATAACTCCAGCTCGTTGCCTTCGACAATCGTGCCGTTGGTGATGTTCGTGGTGGAGGACGGATCAGGGCAATCGTAGAACCACGCCGCTATGGCCGTGCTCCAGGTTGTGAAGCTGACGTACTTCAGAGATGTCACGTTCATATTGGATATCAACGTCTCCATCAATGGTTCCGAAGAGAGGTTTCCGGCGTATACTTTAATCTGCCCATTGGCGCCGACATTGACACGCACCGGCAGTGGATCGATTGGGGATAGGAGCGAAACAGTTGACTTTGTCTTCACTGCAAGTCCTTTCTGGCCTGACCGAATTTGCGAGAACGCGTTCGCACCACCGCCAAGCACTATTAAGTCACGAATGGGAACGTTAGGAACTTTTTAGAAGACATCGGCAGCAGACTGTTTCTTATATTACCTATCTCTAGTGCCACTGCCGTTACTTTAGCTTCCTGAGTCAACAAGATATGACCATCGCGAGACCCCATCACGTACAAGAACAAATCGATGATCGTATCCGTTTCATTACTGAGGCGATGATTATCCAGGGCGTGTATTTTGAAGAATGCTCGATAATTGTATCCGCTGATGGCATTATACTGTTTGCATTTATGCAACTCTGTGCCATTGGCCGTTACCAAAACCGAGGAAGTGTGTATTGATAAAGTATCAgattagggttttttttctggacAACAACTGATAGTTCGCTCAGCCTTGTGCTTACCAGCGAAACTGACGTTGTACTTCCTGTTCGCGTGGCACGGTCCCAAAACTAGTGCCAGTAGGAAGACTCCCAAAAGCGGCCAATTCATCTTGGCAATGTTGACCAGGCACTAGAATGACAACGCAACGAAAAAGTTCGTATAAATTCAGTTAATTCCTCCGGCAACTGCAACGGTATAATGGCGACTGACTAGACTGCTTGCAACCTCGGGGCACTGAGGTCCTCGTGCATGAGGCCTACGAATATTGATAAGAATTTTCTCACCATCTGTTGGCAGTTCGCATTGGTGGGTGGAAGAAGAGAGCAAGTAAACCACGATAGCCTTAGCGGTTTGATATGCTTGCGTTTTTGCCACCCCACTGCCTTGTGATCTTTAGTTTGATGCATCCCTTTTGAGCtcgattgaaatatttcccAATGCATGATGAATCTTTTCAAAGGGTAGGTTCCGTTTAAGACACTGCCGGCTAGCTTCATGCGGAAAAAGCTTttccaacaattttaaattaaacgcaACTGTAATTACTCACTTCAAAAGAGGAATTCAACCTAGTTAACTCCTAGTTTGtgttaaactaaaaacaaacgtCGAGTATGGGTGCTTAATTcggttttttatgtttgtttgaagGCCAttcggaaaatgtttcaacggtTCGAAAAAGTTCTTAACTTCATTACCTCCGAAACGAACAGGGAAGATATACTATGCAAAATGTTATCCTTTTATCCGTTGTGTATTTTAAATTACCAATTACATTAACATTAAATCAGATGCCTTTGTAGGTCAAGTCCAGTAGCTAAACAATTCACTGGGTTAAATAGTCCATCAGGAATGGTGTATCCTCCGGGGCATACGGAACAATCGGAACGTCGTAGGGCATCGGAAACGGTGGATGCTTTTTGTTCCCATCCATCGGGAAGAAGTTTTCGTCCACCTGCGGAAATCACATTTTGATTAATGAATTGATTCTCTTACTAAATAACTCAGCTTATCGATATCCAGACTAGAAAGAATAGAAGAAGCAACGAAGTAAGAACTTACCATCAGCTTCGGAAGGAAAAGTACCCCGATCTCATAACTGTTGATGCGAAGCGGTTTCTCAAACCTACCCGTTTTGTTATAAACGCCCCAAGCCGACTTTGAAAGGTTTGCCGACGTCAAAAGAAACCAGTACAACCCACGGTGCGACCAGCGGCAGTAGGTTTTGATGTGTGGCATTGCCTTGTTCCGGTGCCGCGTTCGGCTGCACCACTGGTGGAGATAATCTTTGAGCCACTCCTGCTTAACGTGTGTGTTTCTAACGTACGGCAGGCATCCGCCACCAAGCAGACCGTCGTGGCTTTGACGGACGTTGGAATAGCTTGGATAGATCATGCGAAAGCCGGGCTGGCGGCGAATTCCAACGGGAGCGCTGTCCCTCCGAAAGCTGGCCATTATTTCGGCCAACACCCATGACTCAGGGGATGGGCCCAGGCTACCGATGCTAGAACTTTGAGCCACTAGTGGACAGGTGTCGTCGATAGGTGCTGCATGCTGCGCGAGAAGATGCCCCAATCTTGGGTGACCCCATAGCGGGCCTTTGGGTGTGTTCACATGACCTCCAGGTACGGATGCAACAAGACATACTCTGCAATAAAAAGAAGTACTATAAGTTTAAAATCAAACAGCATGTCTACTGTATCAACATTACTTGATGTCGGAAAAATCAGTCTTCCTTATTCGGGCCATCCACGGTTGCAGCTGGGGCAGCTTGTAAGCTTCCAAATAGGCTAGCAAATTAGCCCTGAAATCGGTCACACTTTCCCCATAATTCGTATCGGAGCCTTCCGGGACGCCCGGCAACCTTGGGCTCACCCACAAACCCTGCGTTCGATTGTGCCAATCGTCCTCGTACAGATTCGCCGTTGAAATGACGATTCGCATCGACCCATCCTTGTAGCCGTACAAGCCCATCTTTGTGTGGTGCACTCCGAAAGGTGTCTTGATATCCACCTTCACCGCCGTCACattgggtttctttttgctgACCATCTTCAGCTCGGGAGTTTCATCTCCGTATAGCACGAGCAGCGGAACGTTTTCGTAGCCGGCGAAGAAATAGTGCGCAAGCAGCCACCCAATGTCCACCATAAAATTCATCTGCACCGACGTCTCTAGCTGTCCAAGACTGGCATCTAGCAGTTcttgaaaggtgattgaaAGTGGTTCCGTATGCGTCGGCTTGGAGGCGGTTATAGTGGTGAGGAAGAAGTTGTACGGTGCCGCAGCAGCAAGCTTTTCCGCCATTCGGCCCCGGGGAGCGACGACAGGAAAGTACGAGTTAATATCCCTGGGTAGTGATTGTTGTAACGAAATGCCGGTGTTGCTAGAGATGGAGGTCGATTGTGCTACGTTTTGTGGAGCTACAGGTTGGACGGTTGCTGGTGTTGGCTTCTCCCTTTGTGCAGCTTGCATTCGTGCCCGTCTTTCTGCGAACAGTGCATCGATAGAATTCTTACCCGTGCTAGTAGAAGAATAAGCTTTTGGTTCTACGTTGGATGTACTGGCACGACTTTCAGCGAACACGACATCGGTAGAATTCTTGCTCGAGCTAGTAGAAGAAGAAGCTTTCGGTTCTGCGTAGGATGTACTAGCTGTGGACAAGTTTGAAGGCGTTGGTGACGGCCTACTATCAtccattttcactttcttttccgGATTATGATTTGCCTCACTGTTTAAACTTGGAAACAGTTTTGAAACAATCTTCAACTGCTCTTCGAATACGCTTTTGTTAATGTTAAGAGTGTCGGGGATTTTAACATCTTTCAAGGAAGAAGCTTTTGCAAGAAGATTTTCAACTAGAACAAAAATGAGGcaaaatgatgatgctgatcaACGCGAGACAAATTTCACCAGACTTACTGTGTGGATGGGAATATTCTCGGAAGTGTACGGGATTTACTCGATAGCAGTCGGCTCCGTATTGGCATTGTTTAGTCGGAACTACAATGAAGATAAAGCTCATATAATACACCGAATATGTACCTCAATTACCAGTATTACCGTTCgaattcattttccttttattaCTTTCCATAACAACACAACAGAGAAACaaccaaataaaagaaaaacaaccggtGGTTGTCAGTCAGTTTGAAATGTCAAACACTGAAAAAGGCGCGCAATAGAAAACAGCTGATTTCATGACGACAAAAGGACACCATGTTTTCGTGTTTGAGGAAATATGTCCTTTTACTAACGATTATGCTTAAATCGATTCCGGTAGTGTGCCGTCTCTATAACGAATCCAATACTCCTGCAGACGCTGAAGCCACAGCTGCCAATATCGACGCATTTCGGAGGCGCTCAACAGATGAACGTGGGCAGGTTTTCCATCGGTGTAGGCAACGAATATTGCTCcgttttgcaattttccttCAGACCATTTATTGCTTGCTTGTAAAGCACCCAGATAGGCACACAGTTGAATTGGTGCGTCGTACGTCGCCGCAACGGTTGCCTTTGGATTGTCCGACGTTTTCCATTCAATGATATGTGGTTGGCCTCTACAATATAGGGAAACAGttataaaattacaaaatacaATATAACAAAACAgtaatataatttaaaatatatagcTTGCGTTACATACCTTATCGCCGTTATGCAATCGACTACACCATTGTAGTGAAGGTAGGGATGGTACAGTtttcgttcaacaattttcgCTGGTCTTTCGACTTCACTCAGTGCTCCGTAAATGCTTTTCCAGAGCGTACCAGATTTTCCTATCATTTCATCCGATGGATCATTTCCCGACAACCACGTTTCTAGTGTCGAGTGTAAGTGACTTCCACGTTCAAATATATCTTTCTGCAGCATTTGGAATCCTTCCTCGCCAAGTTCGGcgattttccccattttccagcGTAGTAACGCCTGACGGGATGCTTCGGGCATTGTGGCGGATAGAACACGATTGACCGAAGGAGATTTGTACTCATTTGATTCATTCTTTTCATGCATTGACCATCCTTTTTCAATTATACCCTTTTTGGTAGGCACAATGGGAAACTTTGTGATTGCGTTTAATTCGTTGGGGGTAAATGGTGTAAGTAATCCACAAGATGGGACGATGGATTCGACTGTTGCTACGGCATCACTAGCTTTCTGTCCTTGCAATCGGGACACATTTTTACTAAGCCAGAACATTTCGGAAGAAAACTCCGACTCATCCGTCGGCTCTTGAACAGTTGCTTTTGAAGGAGtcgatttcttcttcttgggtTTTACCACCGCACCAAAAAGAGCTTTGTTTTCATAGTTTAGCCGCTTTATAACGTCTGCTTTCGATAGTTTTACGTCGGCAAGTTTAGAAGCAGTACTGAAGGTACGAAAAGAAATTAACTTGAACATTCTAGGGGAAACCAATTGGAAAACTAAATGTTCTGGGTACAATGTTTACCAACAAACCGGCGCAATTGacaattcaacaaaaattaCTTTGCTATATGACATGTAGAGGGCACTACTGTATTTTTGAgctataaaacaaaataattttcatttcctactcggggtccacactacagcgcgacgtcccgtcacgaaacgcgacatcgcctgacaggcggccgaattccatacaaaaaaagtgtcgcacaaatcgcgctagacATGCATactgtagaaacagcgaaaaacgcgacatcgcgctagctcttgtcaaatgtcaactcgaaacgtaaacaaaccgatagctggacaaaacgcaaacaaaccgaaacataaacgcaacaaaacgagcaatattctccacgaaacatcggatttttcgttgtactacttatttctagcctttacaaatgtaattcagttatgaaactccgttttaattgatatttttaccaaagtttttttccacacggggtccacactgcagcgcgacgtcccgtttcaaaagtagcccagtttcggcagaacaatcgcgcaagccaagcgcgacagaggtaggagagtatgtggaaatatgtatcacattggggcgcaaactcggctaaaattttttattgaattttgaggtagtaatgcatgatatttgtttagctacgtattttatgcaccctgagtgagtttggcgcttccacatttgaaattcattgagaaaacaaactgaaacaaacaacgacgatattttggcccgccgtaggaagtatatatttccacatcatctcctacttgttgaagagcagtttgtttacgtttcggcacccgaaaaaactttggtaaaaatatcaattaaaacggagtttcataactgaattacatttgtgaagcctaaaaataagtagtacaacgaaaaatccgatgtttcgtgaagaataccgctcgttttgttcgcgtttgtaattcggtttgtttatgttttgtccagctgtcggtttgtttacgtttcgaattgacatttgacaagagctagcgcgatgtcgcgtttttcgctgtttctacactagcgcgatttgtgcgacatttttttttgtatggagttcggccgcctgtcaggcgatgtcgcgtttcgtgacgggacgtcgcgctgtagtgtggaccccgagaatcaacagacaggtcgggtcaaagctgttttttgctccgccattgttgtgacagttggttgaaaaagtgtttacaaaagtttctagcatacttgtgggagatctccgccaaaaggtacaggctggccccggtgttcgtcaccaaacgggactttgacactgacgaaaaccgaggctaggaaccccgctacacgacccgcaaactcaaaaactttgcggcgcgaagaggggaacaaccgagaagtttacgtcaaaaacttttcagctccgtgagctgaaaactgcacccgcgaagtttttggcagctagccgaaaactcaaatgcgtcagaagaa from Anopheles coustani chromosome 3, idAnoCousDA_361_x.2, whole genome shotgun sequence harbors:
- the LOC131269753 gene encoding neuronal acetylcholine receptor subunit alpha-5-like is translated as MHEDLSAPRLQACLVNIAKMNWPLLGVFLLALVLGPCHANRKYNVSFAELHKCKQYNAISGYNYRAFFKIHALDNHRLSNETDTIIDLFLYVMGSRDGHILLTQEAKVTAVALEIVLGGGANAFSQIRSGQKGLAVKTKSTVSLLSPIDPLPVRVNVGANGQIKVYAGNLSSEPLMETLISNMNVTSLKYVSFTTWSTAIAAWFYDCPDPSSTTNITNGTIVEGNELELLIDDKDRLKQNFLNASPQLDPPENFTGVVVSQLYVAGFSYDQTTSLIELSGTMRMSWKDPRYSWNASDYNGTHVLGDVCNAIWVPSFDPTSLFTGPFSFCIVLDDGTVLTVIEQFRWVNFCGILESYRWPYDSNTCQLRLAALGYERTVPLWLANQTVTYHAEFEQSQWTLKQLAKHEEHSETLYGIVPVLGLHIMMDRKSEIHSSSIYPTYFVANLLICISFLTEGRSRLLLNSLGLIVLLHSFLNLSTVVPPGGIPKIYIFFQWTLVFYVVSSVFFVIDLWLKRSRATLAPGSWLNRVISFPALRYALAMDQRSNYNTLEHKNVRWDEVTCVLNRIMLVVVVIFFSIGYTKP
- the LOC131260674 gene encoding probable tyrosyl-DNA phosphodiesterase, which encodes MESNKRKMNSNVPTKQCQYGADCYRVNPVHFREYSHPHIENLLAKASSLKDVKIPDTLNINKSVFEEQLKIVSKLFPSLNSEANHNPEKKVKMDDSRPSPTPSNLSTASTSYAEPKASSSTSSSKNSTDVVFAESRASTSNVEPKAYSSTSTGKNSIDALFAERRARMQAAQREKPTPATVQPVAPQNVAQSTSISSNTGISLQQSLPRDINSYFPVVAPRGRMAEKLAAAAPYNFFLTTITASKPTHTEPLSITFQELLDASLGQLETSVQMNFMVDIGWLLAHYFFAGYENVPLLVLYGDETPELKMVSKKKPNVTAVKVDIKTPFGVHHTKMGLYGYKDGSMRIVISTANLYEDDWHNRTQGLWVSPRLPGVPEGSDTNYGESVTDFRANLLAYLEAYKLPQLQPWMARIRKTDFSDIKVCLVASVPGGHVNTPKGPLWGHPRLGHLLAQHAAPIDDTCPLVAQSSSIGSLGPSPESWVLAEIMASFRRDSAPVGIRRQPGFRMIYPSYSNVRQSHDGLLGGGCLPYVRNTHVKQEWLKDYLHQWCSRTRHRNKAMPHIKTYCRWSHRGLYWFLLTSANLSKSAWGVYNKTGRFEKPLRINSYEIGVLFLPKLMVDENFFPMDGNKKHPPFPMPYDVPIVPYAPEDTPFLMDYLTQ
- the LOC131260679 gene encoding mitochondrial genome maintenance exonuclease 1-like, with protein sequence MFKLISFRTFSTASKLADVKLSKADVIKRLNYENKALFGAVVKPKKKKSTPSKATVQEPTDESEFSSEMFWLSKNVSRLQGQKASDAVATVESIVPSCGLLTPFTPNELNAITKFPIVPTKKGIIEKGWSMHEKNESNEYKSPSVNRVLSATMPEASRQALLRWKMGKIAELGEEGFQMLQKDIFERGSHLHSTLETWLSGNDPSDEMIGKSGTLWKSIYGALSEVERPAKIVERKLYHPYLHYNGVVDCITAIRGQPHIIEWKTSDNPKATVAATYDAPIQLCAYLGALQASNKWSEGKLQNGAIFVAYTDGKPAHVHLLSASEMRRYWQLWLQRLQEYWIRYRDGTLPESI